Within Desulfobacter sp., the genomic segment TTTAAGTTCGTTTTTCTGAATGAAGGGGATGAAGAAAAGTTCGCCTACCAGGCCGGCCAGTTTGCAGAACTGTCCATCCCCGGCGTGGGCGAGATCCCCATCGGGATCGCTTCCTCCCCCGTGGAAAAAGGTTTTGTTAAATTCACCGTATTCAGAACCGGTGTGGTCACCGCCCATCTGCACAACATGAAGGTGGGGGACATCATGGGTATCAGGGGCCCCCTTGGCAACTGGTATCCCTGGGACAAACTTGAAGGTAAAAACGTGGTGATTATCGGCGGCGGTTTCGCTTTTACAACACTGCGTTCCTCCATTGTTTATATGCTGGATCCGGCCAACCGATCCAAATTCGGCAATATAGACGTGGTCTACGGGGCCCGGACCCCCGGCATGCTCCTTTACAGAGAAGAGCTGTACGAATGGGAAAAACGGGATGACATCAACATGCACATCACCGTTGACGGCACCGACGACCCAACCTGGAAATACAATACCGGCTTTGTGCCCCAGATCGTTGAGGAAAAGGCGCCCAAGGCGGATGCCGATACCTACGCCATTGTCTGCGGCCCTCCCATCATGATCAAATTCACCCAGCCGGCACTGACCAAA encodes:
- a CDS encoding FAD/NAD(P)-binding protein is translated as MENPYLPYPVRIDDIEIATEDKSLKTFKFVFLNEGDEEKFAYQAGQFAELSIPGVGEIPIGIASSPVEKGFVKFTVFRTGVVTAHLHNMKVGDIMGIRGPLGNWYPWDKLEGKNVVIIGGGFAFTTLRSSIVYMLDPANRSKFGNIDVVYGARTPGMLLYREELYEWEKRDDINMHITVDGTDDPTWKYNTGFVPQIVEEKAPKADADTYAIVCGPPIMIKFTQPALTKLGYKPDQIIMSLENRMKCGIGMCGRCNIGKELVCKDGPVFTLEEINQTPKEY